From one Pecten maximus chromosome 8, xPecMax1.1, whole genome shotgun sequence genomic stretch:
- the LOC117333261 gene encoding piggyBac transposable element-derived protein 4-like isoform X2, with translation MNYPINLHKKMNPSVHNKDFDRRKVHNFRHVTQFVRISREMLWNVITNVNNMAASALTVNADTESDDEEGAGTQELDNNIGGSDLELSELDSESDDDIPLADIIPLAGLVDRGGGDAGHAHNDRRWTADLKPIRVKDFEDIAGPTTALDAEKKELDFFHLIFPESLYDKLAQQTNTYAAKRIREKADSSWQATSPTEIKTFLGIVIFMSLLDLPTAKMYWSSDWMFQTSLPTIMTRLRFEKLAQYFHLNDSTTNPPKGSDGHDKLHHVRPVLDTIQGTIASQYTLHQDCAIDEAMIAYKGRLSFKQYMPAKPVKFGIKVWERADSTNGYVNKLQIYTGRAGNEQGKREVGLAARVVTDLTRDIVGSSRHVYVDNFFSSPQLFSDLLKDGLYACGTCRINRKGFPSGISKENVKKKGDFTMLQSGNLVASVWFDNKPVTFLSTNADPTTLHEVRRKNKDGSERVQLAPSVVKMYGDNMNAVDRADQLRMQYTCARKCYKWWKYVNSFILMKESPSHQRKTRTGRVKHLTQLEFRERLCKQLIGDTRSVRKRRRVIQHDVAGLSYSHMPVKVKVNRCRQCGKVKIRKESSFGCRQCGVNLCVLCFEPFHKDLVPVTQEE, from the exons ATGAATTATCCAAtaaatttacacaaaaaaatGAATCCCTCGGTTCATAACAAAGATTTTGATAGGCGAAAAGTACACAATTTTCGTCATGTGACCCAATTTGTTCGAATTTCCCGGGAAATGTTATGGAATGTCATCaccaatgtaaacaacatggcggCGAGTGCATTGACTGTGAATGCTGATACTGAATCAGACGATGAAGAAGGGGCTGGGACCCAAGAATTAGACAACAATATCGGTGGATCCGATCTGGAATTGTCTGAGCTGGACTCTGAGAGTGATGATGACATTCCACTCGCCGATATCATCCCGCTAGCGGGCCTCGTAGACCGCGGAGGTGGAGATGCTGGACACGCCCACAACGATCGCCGCTGGACAGCTGATCTGAAACCTATACGTGTGAAGGATTTCGAGGATATAGCTGGCCCTACTACCGCACTGGATGCTGAGAAGAAAGAGCTGGATTTCTTTCACCTGATTTTCCCTGAATCCTTGTACGACAAGCTAGCCCAGCAGACCAACACCTATGCTGCTAAGCGGATCCGGGAAAAGGCAGACAGCTCGTGGCAGGCAACTTCGCCCACCGAGATCAAGACCTTCTTGGGGATTGTGATTTTTATGTCACTGCTGGACCTGCCAACTGCAAAGATGTACTGGTCATCTGATTGGATGTTTCAAACATCTTTGCCTACCATAATGACCAGACTCAG ATTTGAGAAACTCGCACAGTATTTTCATCTGAATGACTCCACGACAAATCCCCCCAAAGGCAGCGACGGTCACGACAAGCTCCATCATGTCAGGCCAGTCTTAGATACCATCCAAGGCACTATAGCATCCCAGTACACGTTACACCAGGACTGTGCTATAGATGAGGCTATGATTGCATACAAGGGGAGGCTTAGTTTTAAGCAGTATATGCCAGCCAAGCCGGTTAAGTTTGGGATCAAGGTGTGGGAGCGGGCGGATTCCACCAATGGCTATGTCAACAAACTCCAGATTTACACCGGAAGAGCAG GAAATGAACAAGGCAAGAGAGAAGTTGGACTTGCTGCTCGAGTTGTGACCGACCTGACCAGAGACATTGTTGGTAGCAGTCGCCACGTATATGTTGACAATTTCTTCTCCAGTCCCCAGCTGTTTTCTGACTTGCTAAAGGATGGTCTCTATGCATGTGGAACATGTCGAATCAATAGAAAGGGGTTCCCGTCTGGTATCAGTAAGGAGaatgttaaaaaaaagggaGACTTCACAATGCTGCAATCAG GAAACCTGGTGGCCAGTGTCTGGTTTGACAACAAGCCAGTGACATTTCTGTCGACAAATGCAGACCCTACTACACTACATGAGGTGCGTCGCAAAAATAAAGATGGTAGTGAGAGAGTTCAACTGGCCCCTTCTGTTGTGAAAATGTACGGCGACAATATGAATGCTGTGGATAGAGCTGATCAACTCCGTATGCAGTACACCTGTGCCAGAAAGTGCTACAAATGGTGGAAGTA TGTGAATTCTTTCATTCTTATGAAGGAGTCTCCAAGTCACCAGAGGAAAACCAGAACTGGCAGAGTGAAGCATCTTACCCAGCTGGAATTCAGAGAAAGGCTATGTAAACAGTTAATTGGTGATACACGTTCTGTCAGAAAACGACGACGTGTGATACAGCATGATGTGGCAGGTCTTTCCTATTCTCATATGCCAGTTAAGGTAAAGGTGAACAGGTGTCGCCAGTGTGGAAAGGTGAAAATCAGGAAGGAATCGAGTTTTGGATGCCGACAATGTGGGGTAAACCTGTGCGTTTTGTGCTTTGAACCATTTCACAAGGATTTAGTCCCTGTCACACAGGAAGAGTAG
- the LOC117333261 gene encoding piggyBac transposable element-derived protein 4-like isoform X1, whose protein sequence is MNYPINLHKKMNPSVHNKDFDRRKVHNFRHVTQFVRISREMLWNVITNVNNMAASALTVNADTESDDEEGAGTQELDNNIGGSDLELSELDSESDDDIPLADIIPLAGLVDRGGGDAGHAHNDRRWTADLKPIRVKDFEDIAGPTTALDAEKKELDFFHLIFPESLYDKLAQQTNTYAAKRIREKADSSWQATSPTEIKTFLGIVIFMSLLDLPTAKMYWSSDWMFQTSLPTIMTRLRFEKLAQYFHLNDSTTNPPKGSDGHDKLHHVRPVLDTIQGTIASQYTLHQDCAIDEAMIAYKGRLSFKQYMPAKPVKFGIKVWERADSTNGYVNKLQIYTGRAGNEQGKREVGLAARVVTDLTRDIVGSSRHVYVDNFFSSPQLFSDLLKDGLYACGTCRINRKGFPSGISKENVKKKGDFTMLQSGNLVASVWFDNKPVTFLSTNADPTTLHEVRRKNKDGSERVQLAPSVVKMYGDNMNAVDRADQLRMQYTCARKCYKWWKYVFFFLLDTALVNSFILMKESPSHQRKTRTGRVKHLTQLEFRERLCKQLIGDTRSVRKRRRVIQHDVAGLSYSHMPVKVKVNRCRQCGKVKIRKESSFGCRQCGVNLCVLCFEPFHKDLVPVTQEE, encoded by the exons ATGAATTATCCAAtaaatttacacaaaaaaatGAATCCCTCGGTTCATAACAAAGATTTTGATAGGCGAAAAGTACACAATTTTCGTCATGTGACCCAATTTGTTCGAATTTCCCGGGAAATGTTATGGAATGTCATCaccaatgtaaacaacatggcggCGAGTGCATTGACTGTGAATGCTGATACTGAATCAGACGATGAAGAAGGGGCTGGGACCCAAGAATTAGACAACAATATCGGTGGATCCGATCTGGAATTGTCTGAGCTGGACTCTGAGAGTGATGATGACATTCCACTCGCCGATATCATCCCGCTAGCGGGCCTCGTAGACCGCGGAGGTGGAGATGCTGGACACGCCCACAACGATCGCCGCTGGACAGCTGATCTGAAACCTATACGTGTGAAGGATTTCGAGGATATAGCTGGCCCTACTACCGCACTGGATGCTGAGAAGAAAGAGCTGGATTTCTTTCACCTGATTTTCCCTGAATCCTTGTACGACAAGCTAGCCCAGCAGACCAACACCTATGCTGCTAAGCGGATCCGGGAAAAGGCAGACAGCTCGTGGCAGGCAACTTCGCCCACCGAGATCAAGACCTTCTTGGGGATTGTGATTTTTATGTCACTGCTGGACCTGCCAACTGCAAAGATGTACTGGTCATCTGATTGGATGTTTCAAACATCTTTGCCTACCATAATGACCAGACTCAG ATTTGAGAAACTCGCACAGTATTTTCATCTGAATGACTCCACGACAAATCCCCCCAAAGGCAGCGACGGTCACGACAAGCTCCATCATGTCAGGCCAGTCTTAGATACCATCCAAGGCACTATAGCATCCCAGTACACGTTACACCAGGACTGTGCTATAGATGAGGCTATGATTGCATACAAGGGGAGGCTTAGTTTTAAGCAGTATATGCCAGCCAAGCCGGTTAAGTTTGGGATCAAGGTGTGGGAGCGGGCGGATTCCACCAATGGCTATGTCAACAAACTCCAGATTTACACCGGAAGAGCAG GAAATGAACAAGGCAAGAGAGAAGTTGGACTTGCTGCTCGAGTTGTGACCGACCTGACCAGAGACATTGTTGGTAGCAGTCGCCACGTATATGTTGACAATTTCTTCTCCAGTCCCCAGCTGTTTTCTGACTTGCTAAAGGATGGTCTCTATGCATGTGGAACATGTCGAATCAATAGAAAGGGGTTCCCGTCTGGTATCAGTAAGGAGaatgttaaaaaaaagggaGACTTCACAATGCTGCAATCAG GAAACCTGGTGGCCAGTGTCTGGTTTGACAACAAGCCAGTGACATTTCTGTCGACAAATGCAGACCCTACTACACTACATGAGGTGCGTCGCAAAAATAAAGATGGTAGTGAGAGAGTTCAACTGGCCCCTTCTGTTGTGAAAATGTACGGCGACAATATGAATGCTGTGGATAGAGCTGATCAACTCCGTATGCAGTACACCTGTGCCAGAAAGTGCTACAAATGGTGGAAGTATGTTTTCTTCTTCTTGCTTGATACAGCCCTTGTGAATTCTTTCATTCTTATGAAGGAGTCTCCAAGTCACCAGAGGAAAACCAGAACTGGCAGAGTGAAGCATCTTACCCAGCTGGAATTCAGAGAAAGGCTATGTAAACAGTTAATTGGTGATACACGTTCTGTCAGAAAACGACGACGTGTGATACAGCATGATGTGGCAGGTCTTTCCTATTCTCATATGCCAGTTAAGGTAAAGGTGAACAGGTGTCGCCAGTGTGGAAAGGTGAAAATCAGGAAGGAATCGAGTTTTGGATGCCGACAATGTGGGGTAAACCTGTGCGTTTTGTGCTTTGAACCATTTCACAAGGATTTAGTCCCTGTCACACAGGAAGAGTAG